In one window of Escherichia coli DSM 30083 = JCM 1649 = ATCC 11775 DNA:
- the dgcE gene encoding diguanylate cyclase, producing the protein MSKQSQHVLIALPHPLLHLVSLGLVSFIFTLFSLELSQFGTQLAPLWFPTSIMMVAFYRHAGRMWPGIALSCSLGNIAASILLFSTSSLNMTWTTINIVEAVVGAVLLRKLLPWYNPLQNLADWLRLALGSAIVPPLLGGVLVILLTPGDDPLRAFLIWVLSESIGALALVPLGLLFKPHYLLRHRNPRLLFESLLTLAITLTLSWLSMLYLPWPFTFIIVLLMWSAVRLPRMEAFLIFLTTVMMVSLMMAADPSLLATPRTYLMSHMPWLPFLLILLPANIMTMVMYAFRAERKHISESETRFRNAMEYSAIGMALVGTEGQWLQSNKALCQFLGYSQEELRGLTFQQLTWPEDLNKDLQQVEKLISGEINTYSMEKRYYNRNGDVVWALLAVSLVRHTDGTPLYFIAQIEDINELKRTEQVNQQLMERITLANEAGGIGIWEWELKPNIFSWDKRMFELYEIPPHIKPNWQVWYECVLPEDRQHAEKVIRDSLQSRSPFKLEFRITVKDGIRHIRALANRVLNKEGEVERLLGINMDMTEVKQLNEALFQEKERLHITLDSIGEAVVCIDMAMKITFMNPVAEKMSGWTQEEALGVPLLTVLHITFGDNGPLMENIYSADTSRSAIEQDVVLHCRSGGSYDVHYSITPLSTLDGSNIGSVLVIQDVTESRKMLRQLSYSASHDALTHLANRASFEKQLRILLQTVNSTHQRHALVFIDLDRFKAVNDSAGHAAGDALLRELASLMLSMLRSSDVLARLGGDEFGLLLPDCNVESARFIATRIISAVNDYHFIWEGRVHRVGASAGITLIDDNNHQAAEVMSQADIACYASKNGGRGRVTVYEPQQAAAHSERAAISLDEQRRMIKENQLMMIAHGVASPRIPQARNLWLISLKLWSCEGEIIDEQTFRRSFSDPALSHALDRRVFHDFFQQAAKAIASKGLSIALPLSVAGLSSATLVNELIEQLENSPLPPRLLHLIIPADAILDHAASVQKLRLAGCRIVFSQVGRDLQIFNSLKANMADYLLLDGELCASVQGNLMDEMLITIIQGHAQRLGMKTIAGPVVLPLVMDTLSGIGVDLIYGDVIVDAQPLDLLVNSSYFAIN; encoded by the coding sequence ATGAGCAAACAATCACAGCATGTATTAATTGCCCTGCCCCACCCGCTGCTTCACCTGGTCAGTTTAGGTTTAGTCTCGTTTATCTTCACCCTTTTCTCACTTGAGCTTTCGCAGTTTGGCACCCAACTCGCCCCACTGTGGTTCCCGACGTCCATCATGATGGTGGCGTTTTATCGCCATGCCGGGCGCATGTGGCCGGGGATTGCGCTGAGCTGCTCGCTGGGAAATATCGCCGCATCCATCCTGCTTTTTTCCACCAGCTCGCTGAACATGACCTGGACGACCATCAATATTGTTGAAGCCGTGGTCGGGGCAGTGCTACTGCGTAAATTGCTGCCGTGGTATAACCCATTGCAAAATCTGGCTGACTGGCTGCGTCTAGCACTCGGCAGCGCCATTGTTCCACCTCTGTTAGGGGGTGTTCTGGTTATCCTGCTGACGCCCGGAGACGATCCTCTCAGGGCATTTTTGATATGGGTACTGTCAGAATCCATCGGCGCACTGGCACTGGTGCCGCTGGGATTGTTATTTAAACCACACTATCTGCTGCGCCATCGCAACCCACGGTTGCTTTTTGAGTCGCTGCTCACGTTAGCCATCACACTGACGTTAAGCTGGCTTTCGATGCTGTATCTGCCGTGGCCTTTTACTTTCATTATTGTGCTGTTGATGTGGAGCGCCGTGCGCCTGCCACGAATGGAAGCCTTTTTGATCTTCCTTACCACGGTGATGATGGTGTCACTGATGATGGCCGCTGATCCCTCCCTGCTTGCTACGCCGCGTACATACCTGATGAGCCATATGCCGTGGCTACCGTTTTTGCTGATCCTGCTGCCCGCCAACATCATGACCATGGTGATGTATGCCTTTCGTGCGGAACGCAAACACATTTCCGAAAGCGAAACCCGTTTTCGTAACGCCATGGAATATTCCGCCATCGGCATGGCATTAGTGGGCACCGAGGGGCAATGGCTGCAATCCAACAAAGCACTCTGCCAGTTTCTCGGTTACAGTCAGGAAGAGCTGCGCGGACTCACCTTTCAGCAACTGACCTGGCCGGAGGATCTCAATAAAGATCTCCAACAGGTTGAAAAGCTGATCAGCGGTGAAATAAACACCTATTCAATGGAAAAACGCTACTACAACCGCAATGGCGATGTTGTCTGGGCGTTGCTTGCCGTCTCACTGGTGCGCCACACGGATGGCACGCCGCTCTATTTTATCGCTCAGATTGAAGACATTAACGAGCTAAAACGCACCGAACAGGTGAATCAGCAACTGATGGAGCGCATCACGCTGGCTAACGAAGCGGGCGGGATTGGCATCTGGGAGTGGGAGCTGAAGCCGAATATTTTTAGCTGGGATAAGCGGATGTTCGAGCTGTATGAAATTCCTCCGCATATCAAACCGAACTGGCAGGTGTGGTACGAGTGCGTGCTGCCGGAAGATCGCCAACACGCCGAAAAAGTGATTCGTGATTCGTTGCAATCACGCTCGCCCTTTAAACTGGAATTTCGCATTACCGTGAAAGACGGCATTCGCCATATCCGCGCCCTCGCTAACCGGGTACTGAATAAAGAAGGCGAAGTCGAACGCCTGCTCGGCATTAATATGGATATGACCGAAGTGAAACAGCTTAACGAGGCATTGTTTCAGGAAAAAGAGCGCCTGCACATAACGCTGGATTCCATCGGCGAAGCCGTGGTCTGTATTGATATGGCAATGAAAATTACCTTTATGAATCCGGTGGCGGAGAAGATGAGCGGCTGGACGCAGGAAGAAGCGTTAGGTGTTCCGCTCCTGACGGTGTTGCATATTACTTTTGGCGACAACGGACCATTAATGGAGAACATTTACAGTGCCGACACCTCACGTTCCGCGATTGAACAAGATGTGGTGTTGCACTGCCGAAGCGGCGGCAGCTACGACGTGCATTACAGTATTACGCCGTTAAGTACTCTGGACGGCAGCAATATAGGCTCGGTTCTGGTGATTCAGGACGTCACCGAATCACGCAAAATGCTGCGCCAGCTGAGCTACAGCGCCTCCCATGATGCACTGACGCATCTCGCCAATCGCGCCAGTTTTGAGAAGCAACTACGCATCCTGCTGCAAACGGTAAACAGTACGCATCAGCGACATGCCCTGGTGTTTATCGATCTTGATCGCTTTAAAGCGGTGAATGACAGCGCCGGGCATGCGGCGGGCGACGCTTTACTGCGCGAACTGGCGTCGTTGATGCTGAGTATGCTGCGCTCCAGCGACGTGCTGGCGCGACTCGGTGGCGATGAATTTGGTCTGCTGCTGCCAGATTGTAATGTCGAAAGTGCGCGTTTTATCGCTACACGCATTATCAGCGCCGTGAATGACTATCACTTTATCTGGGAAGGACGTGTACATCGGGTAGGTGCCAGTGCCGGGATTACCTTGATTGATGACAACAATCATCAGGCGGCTGAAGTGATGTCGCAGGCTGATATCGCCTGTTATGCCTCCAAAAATGGTGGACGGGGCCGGGTGACGGTTTACGAACCGCAGCAAGCTGCCGCACATAGCGAACGGGCGGCGATATCGCTTGATGAACAGAGGCGGATGATTAAAGAGAATCAGTTGATGATGATCGCCCACGGTGTCGCTTCGCCGCGGATCCCGCAAGCGCGTAATTTGTGGCTGATTTCACTTAAGCTCTGGAGTTGCGAAGGCGAGATTATTGATGAACAAACATTTCGTCGTAGCTTCAGCGATCCGGCACTTAGCCATGCTCTTGACCGACGGGTATTCCACGATTTTTTCCAGCAGGCCGCAAAAGCGATTGCCAGTAAAGGCTTAAGCATCGCCCTCCCCCTTTCCGTTGCCGGTTTGAGTAGCGCCACGCTGGTGAATGAACTAATTGAGCAGCTGGAAAATAGCCCTCTACCACCACGGTTATTACATCTGATTATTCCGGCAGACGCGATTTTAGATCACGCAGCAAGCGTGCAAAAACTGCGGCTGGCGGGATGTCGGATCGTATTCAGTCAGGTGGGCCGCGATCTGCAAATCTTCAACTCGCTGAAAGCAAATATGGCAGATTACCTGCTACTTGATGGTGAGTTATGCGCCAGCGTGCAGGGTAATTTGATGGATGAGATGCTGATTACGATTATTCAGGGGCATGCTCAGCGACTCGGGATGAAAACCATCGCCGGGCCAGTCGTTTTACCCTTAGTGATGGATACGCTTTCGGGCATCGGCGTCGATCTGATTTATGGCGATGTGATTGTCGATGCCCAACCGCTGGATTTGCTGGTGAATAGCAGTTATTTCGCGATTAACTGA